TCAGGATGATCCAGAACGGCTGGGTCGCCAGCTGAAACCGGCTGATCCAGGTGATCCCGTGGGTCACCAGAGGAATGACCGCAACCGCGCTGATGATATAGCCGAGCCAAAGCGGTATCCCGAACGCGAACTCCAAGGCCCCGGACATGATCGAGGCTTCGATAGCGAAGAGAATAAAGGTGAAACTGGCATAGATCAGCGATGTGATAGTTGATCCGATATAGCCAAATCCTGCTCCGCGCGTCAAAAGATCAATATCAACCCCATAACGCACCGCGTACCGGCTGATCGGCAGGCCGACAATCAAGAGAACAAGACTACCGACAAAGATCGCCAGAAACGCGTTTGCCGTGCCGTGCGACAGCGTGATCGCCCCGCCGATCGCTTCCAGCGCCAGAAAGGAGATGGCCCCGATGGCGGTCTGGGAAATGGCGCGGGAGGAGAATTTGCGCGCGCTCTTGGCCGTGAACCGGAGCGCATAATCCTCAAGGGTCTGGTTGTTGACCCATTTGTTGTACTGGCGCCGGATCGGCACGATGCGTTGGCGCGCCGTCACTGAGCTGCCTCAATAATAGGCAGCCGCCCCTTCTGCAGGCAGATCCGAGCCTCCATTCCCTACTTACGCTCCACGTTTTTCGTTTTGGTGAAGCACAGCAAGTTTTGCGCCAGCCCTTTGAGACGATGTTGCGGCCGCCGATCTGCCGAAAGGAAAATGAAGGTCATTTATCGGTTTGCTTGCCCCTTCTGAGCAGCCCACCCGATGACGCATCGAAATTACCCCATAATTTCATAATCTTAGACGACAGAGACCAGCAACTTACGTCAATTGACGTATACCGCACCGCAACAAACCACCGCACGATCTTTGTCCGACAGCGGCACTCCTTCCAGCCGCCTCGCACCGGCATGGGGGCTGGTGACGTCACTCAAGAGGGGAAATTCAATGACCAAGACATTCAAGCAACTGATGCTGGGCGGCCTGATGGCGTCCACTATGATCGGCGGTGCTGCAGCTGAGGAAACCATCAAGGTTGGTATCCTCCACTCACTCTCCGGCACGATGGCAATTTCTGAAACCACGCTTAAAGATGCCATGCTGATGCTCATTGAAGAGCAGAACAAAAAAGGCGGCATTCTCGGCAAAAAACTGGAAGCCGTCGTTGTCGATCCGGCCTCCGACTGGCCACTGTTTGCAGAGAAGGCACGTGAGCTGATCGAAGTGAACGGCGTTGATGCCGTCTTCGGCTGCTGGACATCCGTTTCCCGTAAATCCGTTCTGCCGGTCTTCGAAGAGCTGAATTCTCTGCTGTTCTACCCGGTCCAATACGAAGGTGAAGAATCTCAGCGCAACGTTTTCTACACGGGCGCTGCTCCGAACCAGCAGGCGATCCCGGCCGTTGATTACCTGATGAACGAAGAAGGCGTCGAGCGCTGGGTTCTGGCAGGGACCGATTACGTCTATCCGCGCACAACAAACAAGATTCTGGAAGCTTACCTGAAGTCCAAGGGTGTTGCTGAAGAAGACATCATGATCAACTACACGCCGTTCGGTCATTCCGATTGGCAGACGATCGTCTCCGACATTAAAGCCTTCGGGTCAGCTGGCAAGAAGACCGCCGTGGTCTCCACCATCAACGGTGACGCCAACGTTCCGTTCTACAAGGAACTCGGCAACGCCGGTATCAAAGCTGAAGACATCCCAGTTGTTGCGTTCTCCGTGGGTGAAGAAGAACTCGCCGGCCTCGATACCGCTCCGCTCGTCGGTCACTTGGCAGCCTGGAACTACTTCCAGTCCGCCGACACTGACGCAAACGCAGAGTTCATCGAAACCTGGCAAGCCTTCGTCGGTGACGAAGAGCGTGTCACCAACGACCCGATGGAAGCCCATTACATTGGCTTCAACATGTGGGTTGAGGCTGTCACCAAGGCCGGCACCACAGATCCGGACGCTGTCATTGACGCAATCGTCGGCGTCTCCGTACCAAACCTGACCGGCGGCTACTCCGCCATGATGCCAAACCACCACATCACCAAGCCGGTGCTGATTGGTGAGATCCAGGATGACGGCCAGTTTGAAACCGTTTGGGAAACCTCCGGTCTCGTTGTTGGCGATGCCTGGTCGGATTACCTGGATGGCTCCAAGGACCTGATCGCGGATTGGCGCGCTCCGCTGTCCTGCGGCAACTTCAACACCGCAACTGGCAAATGCGGTGGATCCGGCTCCTAAGGTAAGGGCTGGAATATGCGGGACGGGCGATGATGGGGGCCCGTCCCGTTTTCTTCTCCGTTGCCAAGAACAGGTGCCCCCTGTTGCCCCTCTCCCCAAAAGGAACCTCATCCTTCGAGACGCCGCGAATGCGGAACCTCAGGATGATTGGCGGATTTATTCCAACCGCGGTGGACCAATGTCCTTTTTGAAATCAATCCTCGTGCTTCTGTGCCTTGCAGTGTTGTCAAACACATCAGCCTCCGCACAAGACGGTAACGACGCGCTCCGGCCGCTGGTTAATGAATTGGCCAACGGCAAATTCGACGAGACCCAGCGCCAGGTTGAAGCGCTCAAGGCAACCGGCGATCCGACAGTTGCGCCTACCCTTGAAGCGCTGAGCGCGGGCGATCTTTATGTCCGCAAATCCGACGGAATGGTCTTCATCGCTCAACGGGAAGGGAAATCCTACAATCTAACTGACCCACTTACGGGAGAAGAGGCTGGCACTGCCGGCCGCCGTGAGGTCAAAAAGATCAAAGTCAACAACCGGTTGCGCCGCGTGATCCGTTCGGCACTCGGATCTCTGACACTACAGGCGCCAGACCCCGAAGTTCGCTTAACGGCCGCAGAGGCGATCTTCAAAGCTCAGGATCCAGAAAAACTCGAAGCTCTGGATGAGGCGCTCGCAGCCGAAACAGACGATCAGGTTCGGACAGTCATGGAGCAGGCGCGAGCGGCGGCCGTCCTGAATTCCGACCTGGATGAGAGCGATAAGCTGGAGGCTGTTCAAACGCTATCCGACATGGGCAACCGGGATGCACTCTCCCTTCTGATTGCTGCTCAATCCGCCTCTACGGGCGCGGTTCAAGAAGCTGCCGCAAGCGCAGTTGCCAAAATCGAGAAGTCCATCGCCACCTGGGATGCCGCTCAGAACATCTGGTATGGCCTGTCGCTCGGCTCCGTTTTGCTGCTTGCCGCGATTGGCCTTGCGATCACCTTCGGGGTGATGGGTGTCATCAACATGGCCCACGGCGAAATGGTGATGATCGGTGCCTATGTGACCTTTGTGGTGCAGGAACTGATCCGCACTTCCGCGCCGGGCCTTTTCGACTATTCCCTGTTCATTGCTCTTCCGCTTGCTTTTGCGACCTCTGGCCTCATCGGCATTGGGATCGAACGCGGCGTGATCCGTTGGCTCTATGGCCGCCCCTTGGAAACCCTTCTCGCCACCTGGGGCATCTCGCTTATTCTGCAGCAGGCCGTTCGGTCAATTTTCGGACCGACAAACCGCGAAGTCGGCAATCCGGACTGGATGTCCGGCGCCTTTGAGATCGGTCAGATGACGGTCACCTACAATCGGATGTGGATCATCCTGTTTGCCCTGCTGGTCTTCGCCGGGCTGATCCTGGTTCTTAAGAAAACACCTTTCGGACTTTACACCCGTGCCGTTACCCAGAACCGGCGCATGGCGGCGTCCATGGGGATTCGCACCCCCTGGGTCGACGCCCTGACCTTTGGTCTCGGCTCAGGGATTGCCGGAATTGCTGGCGTTGCTCTCTCCCAGATCGACAACGTTTCCCCGAACCTCGGGCAAGGCTACATCATCGACAGCTTCATGGTTGTGGTCTTCGGCGGTGTTGGCAACCTTTGGGGCACGCTGGTTGGCGCCATGACCCTTGGCGTGGTCAACAAATTCCTTGAACCCTACGCCGGTGCAGTTCTCGCCAAGATCCTGGTGCTCGTCTTCATCATTCTATTCATTCAAAAGCGTCCACGGGGTCTGTTTGCCCTCAAGGGCCGGGCAGTCGAAGCATGATGACGTCCTTTCTCTTCCGGGCAATGGACGCCCGTGCGGGTATCTTCCTGGCGCTGCTTGCCGCCGTGATCCTGCTGGTCCCAGCCGGGAACCTGCTCGTTCCGGAGAGCTCTCCGTTCCATGTTCCAACCTATGCAGTTGCGCTGATGGGCAAGTACCTGACCTACGCACTGCTGGCCCTGTCGGTCGATCTTGTGTGGGGCTTCTGCGGGATCCTGTCGCTCGGCCATGCCGCCTTCTTTGCGCTCGGCGGTTATGCCATGGGCATGTACCTGATGCGCCAAATCGGCAGCCGGGGCGTTTATGGCGACCCGATCCTTCCCGATTTCATGGTTTTCCTGAACTGGGATGTCTTGCCCTGGTTCTGGTACGGTTTTGACATGTTCTGGTTTGCAGCACTGATGGTGGTGCTGGTGCCTGGCGCTCTGGCCTTCGTGTTCGGCTGGTTCGCCTTCCGCTCCCGTGTCACCGGCGTTTACCTCTCCATCATCACGCAGGCTCTCACCTACGCTCTGTTGCTGGCCTTCTTCCGTAATGACATGGGGTTCGGCGGCAACAACGGGCTGACTGATTTCAAGGACATCCTTGGCTTCGACATTCAGGCGGACACAACCCGGGCGGCACTCTTCGCAGCCTCAGGAATCGCGCTCGGCCTTTGTTACATCATCTGCCGGGCGATCACGCGGTCCAAACTAGGCAAGGTATTGGTCGCCGTGCGCGATGCGGAAAGCCGGACACGGTTCCTCGGCTACAGGGTTGAACACTACAAGCTCTTTGTCTGGACCATATCAGCGATGATGGCCGGGATTGCAGGTGCGCTTTATGTGCCTCAAGTCGGCATCATCAACCCGGGCGAATTCGCGCCAGCCAACTCCATTGAAGTGGTGATCTGGGTCGCAGTTGGCGGGCGTGGTACACTGGTCGGCGCTATCCTGGGGGCTGTTCTGGTAAACTTCGCCAAGACCTGGTTTACGGCTGTGCTTCCGGACATCTGGTTGTTCGCCCTCGGCGGCCTGTTCGTGGTGGTTACCCTGTTCCTGCCCAAAGGCATTGTTGGGACAGTCTCACAAGGGTGGACGGCGCTGAAGCAGCGCAAAGTGTCTGCAAACGCGGAAAGCGGGTCTGGCACGCCGCCGACGGCACCGCCACAAAGTCCCGCCGCGCCAGCCAATATGGCCGGGCCCGCAAAGGCCAAACCACTCTCATCAGAACCTCAGCCTGCGGAGTAACTCATGGCCAGATCAACAAGCCAGCTTTATCTGGACGGTGTCTCAGTCTCCTTTGACGGCTTCAAGGCGATCAACGATCTGTCGCTTACCATCGATCCGGGAGAAATGCGGGCCATCATCGGCCCGAACGGTGCAGGCAAAACAACGATGATGGATATAATCACAGGCAAGACACGGCCGGACGCGGGCGAAGTCTTCTTTAATGGCGTTATCGATTTGACCGGCGAGGATGAAGCCTCCATCGCCGAACTCGGCATTGGCCGTAAGTTTCAAAAGCCGACCGTGTTTGAAAGTCATACAGTCTGGGACAATCTCGAATTGTCGCTCAAAGCACCCCGGGGACCGTTCGCGACCCTGTTTCACGTTATTACAGGCGCTGAAAAAAAGCGGATTGAAGAGCTGCTTGAGCTGATCCGCCTAGGTGAAAAACGCGATGAGCTGGCCGCAAATCTCTCCCACGGCCAGAAACAATGGCTGGAGATTGGCATGCTGCTGGCCCAGGATCCAAAGCTCTTGCTCGTCGATGAGCCAGCCGCCGGAATGACCGATGCAGAAACGGCGGAAACAGCCGAACTCTTGAAAGAGATCGCCAAGGATCATTCCGTCGTCGTCGTCGAGCACGACATGGACTTTGTGCGCTCCCTCGGGGTGAAGGTCACGGTTCTGCACGAAGGCTCCGTTCTGGCCGAGGGCTCTCTTGATCACGTCTCCGCCGACGAGCGGGTTGTTGAAGTCTATCTTGGGCGGTGAGGAGATTTGCATGCCCTTCCTACTGTCATGCCCGGACTTGATCCGGGCATCCAAGCCGCCCGCTTTCCGTTCGGACAACGGTGCCGGACGAGACCGAACGGAATGGATTACCGGGTCAAGCCCGGTAATGACGTGCGAGGATACTGAAGTTCTTGCAGTCCAGCCCTTTGTAACAAGTCAGGTTTAGGCGATGCTCAAAGTCGAAAACATCAATCTCCACTATGGTGCTGCTCAGGCGCTAAAGGGCGTTTCCTTGAATGCAGAAACGGGCAAGGTCACCTGCCTTATGGGCCGTAACGGGGTCGGCAAGACATCGACATTGCGCGCAGTTGCCGGCCAACAGCCGATCAGTTCTGGGCAAATTATCTGGAACGGCGAGGACATTTCCAACCTGCCGCCGCATGCACGGGCCAAGAAGGGCATCGCCATTGTTCCACAAGGGCGCGAGGTGTTTCCGCTTTTGTCGGTCAAGGAAAACCTGGAAACCGGTTATGCGCCGATCCCACGCAAAGACCGCTTTATTCCAGATACGATCTTCGAGCTCTTTCCAGTGTTAAAGGACATGCTGCATCGCCGCGGCGGAGATCTGTCCGGCGGGCAACAGCAGCAACTTGCAATCGCCAGAGCCTTGGTGACCCGCCCCAAACTGCTGGTTCTGGATGAACCAACCGAAGGAATTCAGCCCTCGATCATCAAGGACATTGGCCGGGCCATTTCCTGGCTTCGGGATCAGGGGACAATGGCGATCGTTCTCGTTGAGCAGTATTTCGAGTTCGCCCGGGATCTTGCAGATGATTACGCGGTTATGGACCGCGGCGAAGTGGTTCTTTCCGGACGTAGCGACGACATGTCTGAGGCGGACGTCAGGCGTTATCTGACGGTCTGAAGGTCCAAACTTGCCAGGAAAACCAAGGCAAGAAACATTGCCGTCATAATAGTGTGCCGAAAACTGCGGCATAAGGGCCGCAGCTTGGCGCAATTGGTTCCCGTGCAGCCCTTCGTGGATTGACACCTGTCAGAAAGCCAGTACCAACGCGCTGAGTTTTCTTCTTCGGCTAATGGTATTCCGTGCCTCGGCCGCGCCTTTGACGGGATAAAAGGTCCCGTCTGGAAAAACTGGGATAGACGATGCGCGTTGCGATGATTGGGACCGGGTATGTCGGTCTGGTATCTGGAACCTGTTTTGCCGACTT
This window of the Roseibium alexandrii DFL-11 genome carries:
- the urtE gene encoding urea ABC transporter ATP-binding subunit UrtE — translated: MLKVENINLHYGAAQALKGVSLNAETGKVTCLMGRNGVGKTSTLRAVAGQQPISSGQIIWNGEDISNLPPHARAKKGIAIVPQGREVFPLLSVKENLETGYAPIPRKDRFIPDTIFELFPVLKDMLHRRGGDLSGGQQQQLAIARALVTRPKLLVLDEPTEGIQPSIIKDIGRAISWLRDQGTMAIVLVEQYFEFARDLADDYAVMDRGEVVLSGRSDDMSEADVRRYLTV
- the urtD gene encoding urea ABC transporter ATP-binding protein UrtD; the protein is MARSTSQLYLDGVSVSFDGFKAINDLSLTIDPGEMRAIIGPNGAGKTTMMDIITGKTRPDAGEVFFNGVIDLTGEDEASIAELGIGRKFQKPTVFESHTVWDNLELSLKAPRGPFATLFHVITGAEKKRIEELLELIRLGEKRDELAANLSHGQKQWLEIGMLLAQDPKLLLVDEPAAGMTDAETAETAELLKEIAKDHSVVVVEHDMDFVRSLGVKVTVLHEGSVLAEGSLDHVSADERVVEVYLGR
- the urtC gene encoding urea ABC transporter permease subunit UrtC yields the protein MMTSFLFRAMDARAGIFLALLAAVILLVPAGNLLVPESSPFHVPTYAVALMGKYLTYALLALSVDLVWGFCGILSLGHAAFFALGGYAMGMYLMRQIGSRGVYGDPILPDFMVFLNWDVLPWFWYGFDMFWFAALMVVLVPGALAFVFGWFAFRSRVTGVYLSIITQALTYALLLAFFRNDMGFGGNNGLTDFKDILGFDIQADTTRAALFAASGIALGLCYIICRAITRSKLGKVLVAVRDAESRTRFLGYRVEHYKLFVWTISAMMAGIAGALYVPQVGIINPGEFAPANSIEVVIWVAVGGRGTLVGAILGAVLVNFAKTWFTAVLPDIWLFALGGLFVVVTLFLPKGIVGTVSQGWTALKQRKVSANAESGSGTPPTAPPQSPAAPANMAGPAKAKPLSSEPQPAE
- the urtA gene encoding urea ABC transporter substrate-binding protein, with translation MTKTFKQLMLGGLMASTMIGGAAAEETIKVGILHSLSGTMAISETTLKDAMLMLIEEQNKKGGILGKKLEAVVVDPASDWPLFAEKARELIEVNGVDAVFGCWTSVSRKSVLPVFEELNSLLFYPVQYEGEESQRNVFYTGAAPNQQAIPAVDYLMNEEGVERWVLAGTDYVYPRTTNKILEAYLKSKGVAEEDIMINYTPFGHSDWQTIVSDIKAFGSAGKKTAVVSTINGDANVPFYKELGNAGIKAEDIPVVAFSVGEEELAGLDTAPLVGHLAAWNYFQSADTDANAEFIETWQAFVGDEERVTNDPMEAHYIGFNMWVEAVTKAGTTDPDAVIDAIVGVSVPNLTGGYSAMMPNHHITKPVLIGEIQDDGQFETVWETSGLVVGDAWSDYLDGSKDLIADWRAPLSCGNFNTATGKCGGSGS
- the urtB gene encoding urea ABC transporter permease subunit UrtB, with amino-acid sequence MSFLKSILVLLCLAVLSNTSASAQDGNDALRPLVNELANGKFDETQRQVEALKATGDPTVAPTLEALSAGDLYVRKSDGMVFIAQREGKSYNLTDPLTGEEAGTAGRREVKKIKVNNRLRRVIRSALGSLTLQAPDPEVRLTAAEAIFKAQDPEKLEALDEALAAETDDQVRTVMEQARAAAVLNSDLDESDKLEAVQTLSDMGNRDALSLLIAAQSASTGAVQEAAASAVAKIEKSIATWDAAQNIWYGLSLGSVLLLAAIGLAITFGVMGVINMAHGEMVMIGAYVTFVVQELIRTSAPGLFDYSLFIALPLAFATSGLIGIGIERGVIRWLYGRPLETLLATWGISLILQQAVRSIFGPTNREVGNPDWMSGAFEIGQMTVTYNRMWIILFALLVFAGLILVLKKTPFGLYTRAVTQNRRMAASMGIRTPWVDALTFGLGSGIAGIAGVALSQIDNVSPNLGQGYIIDSFMVVVFGGVGNLWGTLVGAMTLGVVNKFLEPYAGAVLAKILVLVFIILFIQKRPRGLFALKGRAVEA